A region of the Methylomagnum ishizawai genome:
GGGTTTTTGCGCCTTGGGGTCGGATAGGGTGATCCCGGCGGGCGCGGTCCAGGCGTAGCCGAGGCTGTCGCCGTCGGGGTCTTGGCTATTGCCGCCGTCGAGGGTGACGAGGCTGCCGGCGCGGACGGTCTGGCCGTCGCCGGCGTCGGCGACGGGCGCATGGTTCTGCTTTTTCACCGTGATGTTGACGGTGGCGGGATCGGCGCTGTCGTTGCCGTCGGGGTCGGTGACGGTGAGGCTGAAGCTCAATACGGTGTTGGCGGCGACAGCGGGCGCGGTGAAGGTGGTCTGCCGGGCGGCGGCGCTGTCGTTGGCGCTCAGGGCGACGGCGGGGGTGCCGATTTGTTGCCAGTGGTAGATCAGGTTGGCGGCCTGCCCCGGCGTGGGGTCGCTGCTGCCCCTGCCGTCCAGGGTCACGGTCGCGCCCGATTCCACCGTTTGGTCCGCGCCGGCGTTGGCGCTGGGCCGGCCGCTGGCGTTGTCGCGCACGGTTACGGCCACGCTATCCGCCGAACTGTTGACGCCGTTGCCGTCGGTGACCACCAGATCGAAGCCGAGGACCGTGTTGGCATCGACCAGGGGCGCGGTGAAGCGGGGGGTCGCCACGCTGTTGGAGGCCAGTCCGGTGGCGGGATCGAGCAGGGTCACGGTGGGACCGCTGGTTTGGGTCCATTTATAGGTGAGGGTATGGCCGCCGAGGGCATCGGTCGATTGCGCGCCCGACAGCGTGACCTCGGTGTTTTCATCGACCGCGATATCGGCCCCGGCGTTGGCCGTGGGCGGGATGGGCACGATGCTGGTGATGCGCACGGTCGCATAGGCGCGGACGCCGGGGATGGTGGGGTCGAGGGTGTCGGTCTTGGTGCCGCCGACCACGCTGTAGCAGGTGCCGCGGCCCTGGCCCTGGCTGCATACGCCGGATTCGCCGCCGGCCCAGATGGCGTAGTCGCCCGCCGCCAGCTTCAGGGTCAGGGTTTCTGTAAGTCCGGCGTTGCCCTGGACATGGCCGGGGTTCTCGAAGCCGCCCGTGGTCGTGGTGCCGCAGTTCGGGCCGCTGCAAGGCGTTTCGCTGACCGAGGCGATGTAGTGGATTTCGGCCCACTCGCCGTCGTCGTTGGCCATGCTCCAATCGCCGAAGGCGTCGAACTGGCCGTGGTAGGAGGCGTAGTAATCGCCCAGCGGTGTGTGGTTCAAGGTGTCGCGGTAGCCGTTGTGGGCGGTGTAGAGCGCGGCGTATTGGCCCGCGACCGCCGCCGTCCAGGCCGGGTTGGCCGGGGTGGTGTAGTCCGGCAGGGCCAGGAACTGGGCGATGTTGGGGTCGCCCGGCGCGGTGTCCTTGGGGCTGATGATGGGCGGGTAGTTGACGTTGCTGTTGTCGGTGGGGTTCAGCGGGTCGCTGTTGGCCTCGTCGTCGTGGGCGCCTAGGGGCATGAGGCCCTTGTAGACGCTGAACGCCGGGTTGAGCGTGGCCCCGTCCACGCTGTCGGCGCGGACTTCGATGGTGACGGTGGAAGGCCGGTCGAGGTGGAAGTCGAACTCGTCGGCGTTGGTGGTGACGTAATGGCTATCTTCCAGGAAGGGCGTGGTGCCGCCTTCCCAGCCGTAGCGGGTGAAGTTGTTGGAACTCTGGCACAGGCTGGCGGCATCGGCGCAGGGATCGGCGATGGCATGGCCGTTGGCGGTGGTGACCGGCCTGGGCGCTTGGTTGAGGTCGTGGTTGGCGACGTGGGCCTGGGCCACGGGGCCGCCGAGGGCGGCGGCGATGGCGAGGCCCAGGGGTTTCAGGTTTTTGTTCATTGCGGTGGCTCGTGTTTGGCAGGGCCCGGGCTTCACATGCACATGGCGGCCATGCTGGAGGTTTCCGCCGCCCAGGCGGTGCCGTCCGGGCAGGTGGGACCCTTGGCGGCGCAATTGGCCGGGGCTCCGGCCAGGGCGAGCGTGGTGGATTCGCCATTGGCTTGGGCGAGCAGGGCGCAGGGGACATTGCTGGCCTCGACGCTGCCGGTGTATTGCCAGGTGCCGCCGTCCACGGTGATGGGGATGCCGGTCAGTCGGGTGCCATCGGGGAAGCCGAGGGTGATCGCCTGGCCGGTGGGGCCGGTGCCGCTCACGGTGTACTGTTCCTTGGCGGCGTTCCATTGCGCCGCCGTGATGGCGAGCGATTGGGAAGCGCCGGCGGCCTGGACGGCGAAGGTGAGGCTCAGCGGCTGGGACTGGGTTGGCTTGCCGTCGATCTTGGTTTTGGCGGTGAAGCTCGCGGTGTAGCTACGGCCTGTTTGTTTGGCCTTGGGCTTCCATTTGAGGGTGGCGACCCACTGGCCGTTCTTTTTGTGGACCGGGCCGAGCGTGGCGCCCGGCGGCACTCCTTTGGCCTTGAGGGTGGGCTTTTTGCCGGAGGTGCTGATCGGTAGGTCCAGCATCAGCCGTTGGCCGACGGTGGCGTTTTGTTGGGTGGCGACGCCGGGGGCGACCAGCGGGTCGCCCGCCGTGATGGTGAAGCTGCGGGCGGCGCTGGCGGTCCCGTCGCTGACCTGGAGGGTGAAGGTGTCGGTGCCTTGGTAGCCGCTGTCGGCGGTATAGGTCAGGCTGCATTTATCGGTATTGGATAAGGAGTCTAAGGGGTCGATGCTGGCCACGGTGATGAGTGGGCTACAGTAAGGGGTGATATCGGTCTTGCCGGATTGGGCGGTGGCGTTGCTGAAGCCCAGGCTGCCATGGGCCGGGGCCGTGACGGGGGTCCAGGTGAGGGTTTGGCCGCTGTCGGTGTCGCTGACGTGCAGGTTGGCGGCGAGGTCCACCGTGGTACCGGACAGGACCGTGAGCGCGGTGGTGCCGCCGACGAAGGCCGGCGGCGTATTGACGGCGATGGGCGTGGCCGAGGCGCTGAAGGTCAGGGTGGCGCTGAGCGAAGGGGTGCGGCAGGCGTTGTTGGTGGCGTTGTCGTTGCAGGCCGCGCCGCCCGCCGCGATGGTGTAGTCGCCCGCCGGGAGGAACTGGTTGCTCAGGGTCTCGAAACCGCCGTGGTTGTCGTTGCGGTGGGTGAGGTATTGGACCGCGCTCCACCAATCGCCGTCGGTGCGGCCTTGGCTCCAGCCGTCCAGGGCGTTGAATTGGCCTTGGTAGAACTGGAAGTTGTTGCTGGCCGATTGTGGCGAGACCGTGTCGCGGAATGGCGAAACGATGCCCTGGACATCGGCGACCGTACCGGTGTCCTTGTCGTTCTGGATGGGCGCGAACGCGGCGTCCAGGGGATTCAGCGGGTCGGACTCGGCGTCGTCGTGGCCGTAGTAGACCAGCAAGCCCCGATACAGCGTGAACGCCGGGTCCAGGCCGTCACTGCCCTGGGTCCAGGTGATGTGGACATAGGCCGGCTGGTCCAGGTGGAAGTTGAAGAACTGCACCGCGTGGCTGTCGCCCAGGCTGGGGTTGGTGCCGGCGATCCAGGAGAAGCGTTTCACGCCGTCCACCGTGACCGAGACCGTCCGGGGGGTGTCGGCGGTGGCTTCGGTGATTTGCCAAGTCCCGCCGCCTTCGACCTTTTCGTCGTGGGCCGTGTCCAGTGTGGGCAGGGCGGTGCTGCTATCGCCCGGCGTCCGGTCGGAGCGGTCCTTGATCTGGTAGCCCTTGTTCAAATCGTAGTATTCAAGGTGCGCCGACGCCATTCCCGTCCAGCCGCACAGTCCCGCCAGGGCCAAGCCCGCGCCGATGATCTTGTTCTTTTTCATGGTTCGATTCCTCTGGTTACATGCATTGGGCGGGTGCGCCGCTGTCTTCCGGGTGCCACTGCGCGGGATCGGTACAGACCGGCGTGGCCACGCAGGCCGCGGGGGCCGGATCCACCGCGAGGGTGGCGGTTTGGTTGCCCGTCCGGGCCTGGACCGCGCAGGGGGCGTTGACCGCTTCGACTTGGAGGCTGTGGCTCCATAGCCCTTGACCGTCCACGCTGATCGGGACGTTGGTGAGCGCCGTGCCGCCGGGGCTGAAGCCCAGGCTGATGCTTTGGCCCTTCGGTCCCTTGCCGGCCACCGTCAGCTGGGAACTATCCGCGTTCCACCGGGCTTGCTGGAGGAGCAGGGTGGCGGCGGTGAAGGTGACGCCCAGGGTGCTTTGCAGGGCGGTGCTTCCATCCTTGCCGATGGCGGTGAAGGTCGTGGAGTAGCTGTGGCCGGTGTGCTTGGCCTTGGGCTTCCATTTGAGGACGGCGGTCCACTGCTGGGTGTTGGGGGTTTTGCGGGTGGGTCCGAGGGTCGCGCCGGGCGGCAGGCGGCTGGCCTTGATCCGCACCTTGCTGCTGGGGGAACTCACCGTCAGCGGGAATTTCAGCCGCTTGCCGACCTCGGCGGTTTGTTGGGTCGGGATCGCGGTGGAGAAGACCGGGGTCGGGAGGTCGCCCAGCGATAGGGTGACTTGTTGCTTGGTGGTGCCGCCGAGGTAGGTGTTGCTGGCGACGAAGGTGATCGTGGTGCTGGGATAGCGGGCGGCGTCGCCCTCCACGGCGGTCCAGGTATAGCGGCCCAGCCCCTTGAGCGCGTTGAAAGCCAGGCTGGCACCGGGCGGGGTGTTCGCGGGCAGGGCTTGCAGGCTGAAATCGTGGTACAGCCCCTGGGTGTCCCTGGGGTCGTAGACCTTGATATCGAGGGTCACGGTTTCGCCTTCCTTGACGGCGACGATGCCTTTGACGGAGGAGCCGTCGGCCGCGGTGATCTCCACGGTGGGCGGGACCGGGTCGGGTTTGGTGGTGGCGGCGGTGACGCCGTCGATGAAGAGTTTGGGTTCGGCTCCGCCGATGCCTAGCACCAGCGCGGCCACCAGGGATTTGCCGAGCGGCCTGGAAACCGGGAAGCGGAGGACGGCCCGTGCTTGGAAAAAGGGTTCGCGCATAGTCGGAGGTTCCGGTGGGGCTGTGGGGTGTTAAGTGCATGAATAATCTAGCAAAATCCGCCATCTTGCGAAATTCGCCATATAGCGCATGTGCTGTGTTATTTGACGCATATCAATATTCCGATACGCCCTTGGGGAATTGCATAAGCTCCGGCTCGGTACCTGCCGGGAGTCCCGGAAGCGGGCGCGCCCGGGTCGGAAAGGGTTTGCGGAAACAAAGTGTTGAGTCTGCTTGCGGGGCGGGTGCCGGCAACGCATACCCCGGTCGCGGCTTATCTGGCATGTTAATTGTTAGGGCCTGTGAACTTTTCCCGGCTGGATCCGGCTTGGCGGTGCCGCCTGCCACGACCGCCTAACGGTGGGACTGGGGGGATGAACGGCGGGTTGCGGATTCGGCGCGGGAGGAGGGGGAAAGACCGCGGCGCTCGACCTTAGCGGGGCGATGAGCGCCACGGGTATCGCCGTATC
Encoded here:
- a CDS encoding PKD domain-containing protein; its protein translation is MNKNLKPLGLAIAAALGGPVAQAHVANHDLNQAPRPVTTANGHAIADPCADAASLCQSSNNFTRYGWEGGTTPFLEDSHYVTTNADEFDFHLDRPSTVTIEVRADSVDGATLNPAFSVYKGLMPLGAHDDEANSDPLNPTDNSNVNYPPIISPKDTAPGDPNIAQFLALPDYTTPANPAWTAAVAGQYAALYTAHNGYRDTLNHTPLGDYYASYHGQFDAFGDWSMANDDGEWAEIHYIASVSETPCSGPNCGTTTTGGFENPGHVQGNAGLTETLTLKLAAGDYAIWAGGESGVCSQGQGRGTCYSVVGGTKTDTLDPTIPGVRAYATVRITSIVPIPPTANAGADIAVDENTEVTLSGAQSTDALGGHTLTYKWTQTSGPTVTLLDPATGLASNSVATPRFTAPLVDANTVLGFDLVVTDGNGVNSSADSVAVTVRDNASGRPSANAGADQTVESGATVTLDGRGSSDPTPGQAANLIYHWQQIGTPAVALSANDSAAARQTTFTAPAVAANTVLSFSLTVTDPDGNDSADPATVNITVKKQNHAPVADAGDGQTVRAGSLVTLDGGNSQDPDGDSLGYAWTAPAGITLSDPKAQKPTFAAPLALAGQTLTFSLKVDDGKLDSAASQVAVKLTADNNPPTVAIIPQTLQASPGDSVTLNASVTDPDGDGIASYLWQQTGGTPVVLDKVDGPSLSFTAPNPSVVDGSSTQLSFSLTATDDFTPNPLSATATTNVGVIQNLGVLDCSTATAQPARLFPANKGMKSIAIVGITTPTHFVPTGSYTVDITGVTADEPIKAKSSPHWLRALGLAHGTGPAAVIVPAKAGSAQDSVLLRADRKRGKAANGRVYTVYFTATPPTVDGGAGCSGTVTVQVPTGRDRAAIDDGQNFTPQGRR
- a CDS encoding Ig-like domain-containing protein, which encodes MKKNKIIGAGLALAGLCGWTGMASAHLEYYDLNKGYQIKDRSDRTPGDSSTALPTLDTAHDEKVEGGGTWQITEATADTPRTVSVTVDGVKRFSWIAGTNPSLGDSHAVQFFNFHLDQPAYVHITWTQGSDGLDPAFTLYRGLLVYYGHDDAESDPLNPLDAAFAPIQNDKDTGTVADVQGIVSPFRDTVSPQSASNNFQFYQGQFNALDGWSQGRTDGDWWSAVQYLTHRNDNHGGFETLSNQFLPAGDYTIAAGGAACNDNATNNACRTPSLSATLTFSASATPIAVNTPPAFVGGTTALTVLSGTTVDLAANLHVSDTDSGQTLTWTPVTAPAHGSLGFSNATAQSGKTDITPYCSPLITVASIDPLDSLSNTDKCSLTYTADSGYQGTDTFTLQVSDGTASAARSFTITAGDPLVAPGVATQQNATVGQRLMLDLPISTSGKKPTLKAKGVPPGATLGPVHKKNGQWVATLKWKPKAKQTGRSYTASFTAKTKIDGKPTQSQPLSLTFAVQAAGASQSLAITAAQWNAAKEQYTVSGTGPTGQAITLGFPDGTRLTGIPITVDGGTWQYTGSVEASNVPCALLAQANGESTTLALAGAPANCAAKGPTCPDGTAWAAETSSMAAMCM